One window of the Pyrinomonadaceae bacterium genome contains the following:
- the lptC gene encoding LPS export ABC transporter periplasmic protein LptC: MEAVNRKRRISAVDLRARVPAIARALALFLLIAGSIFVGVSYYKMRNNTPFRLRSEAPALSKEITGIINGYEQRVTKDNRLYIWLRAARDVTYADGHHELEQVNLQVFPANSAKPDLITADRALYDQANELIQFNGNVQIETHEALKVKTDALLYHQKQEMGETSSPITFERENISGKSTGAVVDDRNKRLELKNDVEITVAPEATNNANLKGARAKPVTIRSKQAVFEQGSMRLIFSGGATAEQEQDIMSGETLTANLNAEKKLQKLEMRGNSYLRSLTEGHAAEAHAIDIDFYLDANQQLQRAYAVRDIRAQTLNADSDVQLSGANILDINFQAQGDRSVIKEMKSEGRSVVNLSAPKTRASDPRAASKRLTADSIKMIWRLKGKDLEKAEAAGNAELYVEPVQKTAKADAKTLTATRFDCDFFEVGNITRNCVATGGAKAVIQPYQTSDKRGTRTITSQKMNADFVRETQDVEKVDATGEAKFNELDRNGTADAAVYTAADETIRLRGGEPTVWDSRARTQAVEIDSNNSTRVSYCRGKVQTTYYSQEQTNGAAPFRKVKSPVYLLADRAEITHDSGNATYTGNGRMWQDDNFVRGDVINLYREQKQMDARGHVQTALYQAKQKTGSTINVVPVFVTSEYMRYSDAERVVHYETNVDIKQGTDRMTAGVADVYLQKEVNELERVIAQRNVVLIQPGKRGTGDWCQYTAVDEVAVLKGKPAHVEDAEQGSTDGNRLTMYRRENRVVVDDPGGSQSPGRVRSTHPIKKTP, encoded by the coding sequence ATGGAAGCCGTTAACCGCAAAAGACGAATCAGTGCCGTTGACTTGCGCGCGCGCGTGCCGGCCATCGCCCGCGCGCTGGCGCTGTTTCTGTTAATCGCGGGCTCAATTTTCGTCGGCGTGTCTTATTACAAGATGCGCAACAACACTCCGTTTCGCTTGCGATCGGAAGCGCCCGCCCTCTCAAAAGAAATCACCGGCATCATCAACGGATACGAGCAGCGCGTCACCAAAGACAACCGGCTCTATATCTGGCTGCGGGCCGCGCGCGATGTAACCTACGCTGATGGTCATCACGAGCTGGAACAGGTCAATCTCCAGGTCTTTCCCGCGAACAGTGCGAAGCCGGATCTCATCACTGCCGACCGAGCGCTCTACGATCAAGCGAACGAATTGATTCAGTTCAACGGCAACGTGCAGATTGAAACGCACGAAGCCCTGAAGGTGAAGACGGATGCACTGCTCTACCATCAGAAACAAGAGATGGGTGAAACGTCTTCGCCGATTACGTTTGAGCGCGAAAATATTTCAGGTAAATCTACGGGCGCAGTCGTCGACGATAGGAACAAACGACTCGAATTGAAGAACGATGTTGAAATCACCGTCGCACCGGAAGCCACGAACAACGCGAATTTAAAAGGCGCGCGGGCAAAGCCGGTAACGATCCGTTCAAAGCAAGCCGTTTTCGAGCAGGGGTCAATGCGTCTGATTTTCTCAGGCGGCGCCACGGCCGAGCAGGAACAGGACATCATGAGCGGAGAAACGTTAACCGCGAATCTCAATGCTGAGAAAAAGCTTCAGAAGCTCGAGATGCGCGGCAACTCGTATTTGCGTTCGCTGACTGAAGGACATGCGGCGGAAGCTCACGCAATCGACATCGACTTTTATCTTGACGCAAATCAGCAATTGCAGCGCGCTTACGCAGTTCGCGACATTCGCGCGCAAACGCTGAATGCGGATTCGGACGTGCAGCTTTCCGGCGCGAACATTTTGGACATCAACTTTCAGGCGCAGGGTGACCGCAGCGTCATAAAAGAGATGAAGAGCGAGGGACGCTCAGTCGTGAATCTGTCGGCCCCGAAAACGCGAGCAAGCGATCCGCGCGCCGCGAGCAAGCGTTTGACTGCGGACTCGATCAAAATGATCTGGCGACTGAAAGGCAAAGACCTGGAAAAGGCCGAAGCGGCCGGCAATGCCGAGTTGTACGTTGAGCCGGTGCAGAAAACGGCGAAGGCCGACGCGAAGACTTTGACCGCGACGCGGTTCGACTGTGATTTCTTTGAGGTGGGCAACATCACGCGAAATTGCGTCGCGACCGGGGGAGCCAAAGCGGTCATTCAGCCTTATCAAACGAGTGACAAACGTGGGACGAGAACTATCACGTCGCAGAAAATGAATGCTGACTTCGTCCGCGAAACACAGGACGTAGAGAAGGTCGATGCGACGGGCGAAGCGAAGTTTAACGAGCTGGATCGCAATGGAACTGCTGACGCGGCCGTCTACACGGCGGCAGATGAAACTATTCGTTTGCGCGGCGGTGAACCCACCGTTTGGGATTCGCGCGCGCGCACTCAAGCCGTCGAGATCGATTCGAATAACTCGACCCGCGTCTCTTACTGTCGCGGAAAAGTCCAGACGACCTACTACAGCCAGGAACAAACAAACGGGGCTGCGCCTTTCCGCAAGGTGAAGAGTCCCGTGTATCTGCTCGCCGATCGCGCCGAGATTACCCATGATTCCGGCAACGCGACATACACCGGCAACGGACGGATGTGGCAGGACGATAACTTCGTCCGCGGCGATGTCATCAATCTTTATCGAGAACAAAAGCAGATGGATGCGCGCGGACACGTCCAGACCGCGCTCTATCAGGCAAAGCAAAAAACGGGCAGCACCATCAATGTGGTGCCGGTGTTCGTGACGTCGGAGTACATGCGTTACTCGGATGCCGAGCGCGTGGTGCACTACGAAACCAACGTCGACATTAAGCAGGGAACTGACCGCATGACAGCGGGCGTTGCCGACGTTTACCTGCAAAAGGAAGTTAACGAACTTGAGAGAGTGATCGCGCAACGCAACGTGGTGTTGATTCAACCCGGCAAGCGAGGGACAGGTGATTGGTGTCAATACACGGCCGTTGATGAAGTTGCGGTTTTGAAGGGGAAGCCGGCCCACGTCGAAGATGCCGAACAAGGATCAACCGACGGCAATCGTTTGACCATGTACCGGCGCGAGAATCGCGTCGTCGTTGACGACCCGGGTGGCTCGCAATCGCCGGGGCGGGTGCGCTCGACGCATCCGATTAAGAAAACTCCTTAA
- a CDS encoding SDR family NAD(P)-dependent oxidoreductase translates to MSFWTDKVVLITGASSGIGRGLAVDLAPRGAKLGLVARRKNILDEIVLEIGTGKNGNQQSGNVLAIPGDVKDAESMRAAAARLQSEFGRVDVLIANAGIGASNDAAELDAASLANVINVNVLGAANSVAAVVPDMVKRRSGHLVVISSLAAYRGLPKSAAYCASKAAVSAMFESLRLDLEPHGIDVTIIHPGFIKTPLTAGRQAKLPWLQELGPAVKKIVTAIEKRKKSYAFPWQLASIVRAGMIMPNAMYDWISRRNSFRE, encoded by the coding sequence ATGTCATTCTGGACCGATAAAGTTGTTCTCATAACCGGAGCCTCTTCCGGAATTGGACGTGGACTCGCCGTTGATCTGGCACCGCGCGGCGCGAAGCTCGGCCTGGTCGCGCGTCGCAAAAACATTCTCGACGAAATCGTTCTTGAGATTGGAACAGGTAAGAACGGCAACCAACAATCCGGGAACGTGCTTGCGATTCCAGGAGACGTTAAGGATGCCGAATCGATGCGTGCCGCCGCCGCGCGATTGCAGTCCGAATTCGGCCGTGTCGACGTGCTGATTGCCAACGCAGGCATCGGGGCGTCAAACGATGCCGCCGAGCTGGATGCCGCCAGCCTCGCAAACGTAATCAACGTGAATGTGCTGGGCGCGGCGAACAGTGTTGCCGCGGTTGTTCCTGATATGGTCAAGCGCCGCAGCGGCCACTTGGTGGTGATTTCGAGCCTCGCGGCGTATCGCGGATTGCCGAAGTCAGCGGCGTACTGCGCGAGCAAGGCAGCCGTCTCGGCGATGTTCGAAAGTTTGCGTCTCGATCTGGAACCGCACGGGATCGACGTGACGATCATTCATCCGGGATTCATCAAGACGCCGTTGACCGCCGGACGGCAAGCGAAACTCCCCTGGCTTCAGGAGCTCGGCCCCGCGGTAAAGAAGATCGTAACGGCGATCGAGAAACGCAAAAAGTCCTACGCCTTTCCGTGGCAGCTCGCGAGCATTGTGCGCGCCGGCATGATCATGCCAAATGCGATGTACGATTGGATCTCGCGGAGAAACTCGTTCCGAGAGTAG
- the recJ gene encoding single-stranded-DNA-specific exonuclease RecJ, protein MTPARAIEKRPKKWILRSRDAAEVREFARELGVSPIVAGLLLSRGYGNLAAAERFLKPALEQLHDPMRMRGMTEAVARVLKAIDHQEPILIYGDYDVDGTTGTAVLLRALRMLGATCGYHVPHRFTEGYGIQQPALEKAASEGYKLVVSVDCGIRAHEPLVWAREHGLDVIITDHHLPDEDEGAPPAFAVLNPNQHDCSYPDKNLAGVGVAFKLVHALFRERGRESVVPGFLKMVAIGTVADVAKLVGENRAIVALGLSDLPKAVNCGLRALIEIAGCGDGAEVNAYDLGFRIGPRINAAGRMDAASAVVDLFNATDREEARRLAEHLDTRNRERMEMQREIFNRAVEEFETGSDRASQTHVAVIAGDGWHRGVIGLAASKIAERLHRPCVVISFEDDMGHGSARSIEAYHLFNGLTACSDLFEKFGGHSHAAGLSIRRECVAEFRRRLNEHAASCLTEDDLTPAITIDAEVGANDLTFALSQDLRQMEPFGAGNPRPVFLTRGLRVLGDPKVIKAQHLKFRVAGENNRPVEAIWWRGVEDSAATPQPGQRIDLAYEFEAQSWMGDIRLQLNVRDMKAATTEIV, encoded by the coding sequence ATGACCCCCGCGCGCGCGATTGAGAAGCGGCCGAAGAAGTGGATTCTGCGCTCGCGCGACGCTGCTGAAGTCCGCGAATTCGCCAGGGAACTGGGCGTCTCGCCGATAGTCGCCGGCCTGCTCTTGTCACGCGGTTATGGAAACTTAGCGGCCGCGGAACGCTTCTTAAAACCCGCTCTTGAACAGCTTCACGATCCGATGCGTATGCGAGGAATGACGGAAGCCGTCGCCCGCGTACTCAAGGCCATCGATCATCAAGAACCGATTCTGATTTACGGCGATTACGATGTGGACGGCACAACGGGCACGGCGGTGTTGCTGCGCGCGTTGCGGATGCTCGGCGCGACGTGCGGCTATCACGTGCCGCATCGCTTTACCGAAGGGTACGGCATTCAACAACCTGCGCTGGAGAAGGCGGCGAGCGAAGGTTACAAGCTGGTGGTCAGCGTCGACTGTGGTATTCGCGCGCATGAACCGCTGGTTTGGGCGCGCGAGCATGGGCTCGACGTCATCATTACCGATCATCATCTGCCCGACGAAGATGAAGGCGCGCCGCCCGCGTTCGCGGTGCTGAATCCGAATCAGCACGATTGCAGTTATCCCGACAAGAACCTCGCCGGTGTGGGCGTCGCTTTCAAGCTGGTGCACGCGTTGTTTCGCGAGCGGGGGCGCGAATCAGTTGTGCCGGGCTTCCTGAAGATGGTTGCGATCGGCACAGTTGCCGACGTCGCGAAACTCGTTGGCGAGAATCGCGCGATTGTCGCGCTCGGCCTTTCGGATTTGCCGAAAGCTGTGAACTGCGGCTTGCGCGCGCTGATCGAGATTGCCGGTTGCGGCGATGGCGCAGAAGTGAACGCATACGACCTTGGCTTTCGCATCGGCCCGCGTATAAACGCCGCCGGTCGCATGGATGCAGCCAGCGCGGTCGTCGATTTGTTCAATGCGACAGATCGAGAGGAAGCGCGTCGATTGGCTGAACATCTAGACACGCGCAACCGCGAGCGCATGGAGATGCAGCGCGAGATTTTCAATCGCGCGGTCGAAGAGTTCGAAACCGGCAGTGATCGCGCCTCGCAGACGCACGTGGCGGTGATTGCCGGTGACGGGTGGCATCGCGGCGTTATCGGTCTGGCGGCGTCCAAAATTGCCGAGCGATTGCATCGCCCCTGCGTCGTTATTTCGTTCGAGGACGACATGGGCCACGGATCCGCGCGCAGCATCGAGGCGTACCATCTGTTCAATGGCCTGACGGCCTGCAGCGACCTGTTTGAGAAATTCGGCGGGCATTCGCATGCGGCCGGGCTTTCGATTCGTCGCGAATGTGTGGCGGAATTTCGACGCCGCTTGAATGAACATGCGGCGTCGTGTTTGACTGAAGATGACTTGACGCCGGCGATCACAATTGATGCGGAAGTAGGCGCGAACGATTTGACCTTCGCGCTGTCGCAGGATTTGCGGCAGATGGAGCCGTTTGGCGCCGGAAATCCGCGTCCGGTGTTCCTGACGCGCGGGCTGCGCGTGCTTGGCGATCCAAAGGTAATAAAGGCGCAGCATCTCAAGTTCCGCGTCGCCGGCGAGAACAATCGGCCGGTGGAAGCGATTTGGTGGCGAGGAGTTGAAGACTCGGCAGCAACGCCACAGCCCGGTCAGCGCATCGATCTTGCTTACGAGTTCGAGGCGCAATCGTGGATGGGCGATATCAGATTGCAGTTAAATGTTCGTGACATGAAGGCAGCAACAACTGAGATTGTTTAG
- the recA gene encoding recombinase RecA → MSEDRIADRSRAIEAALLNIEKRFGKGSIMRLGERDVSDVPAISTTSLSLDAAIGIGGVPRGRIVEIYGPESSGKSTLAMHIVAQAQLAGGVAAYIDAEHAMDAQYAEKLGVNVDDMLISQPDSGEQALEIAEALVRSNGVDVIVVDSVAALVPRAELDGEMGDSLPGLQARLMSQALRKLTAIVSQSNTCFIFINQIREKIGVMFGSPETTTGGRALKFYSSLRLDIRRIGAIKDGDRVVGNRTKVKVAKNKVAPPFRECEFDIMYGEGISREGDLLDLATANRVVEKSGAWFSYKGDRLGQGRENSKQTLKDHPELLRKIENDVKRALGFPVREEAAAPNGGEQKKAAAAGEKK, encoded by the coding sequence ATGTCAGAAGACAGAATTGCAGATCGCAGTCGCGCCATTGAAGCCGCGCTGCTCAACATTGAAAAGCGTTTCGGCAAAGGATCGATCATGCGTCTAGGCGAGCGTGACGTTTCGGACGTGCCGGCGATTTCGACGACGTCGCTGTCGCTGGACGCGGCGATTGGGATTGGTGGAGTGCCACGCGGACGCATCGTTGAGATTTATGGGCCGGAGAGTTCGGGTAAATCCACGCTGGCGATGCATATCGTGGCGCAAGCGCAATTGGCCGGAGGCGTCGCCGCTTACATTGACGCTGAACACGCCATGGACGCCCAATATGCTGAGAAACTCGGCGTGAATGTCGATGACATGCTGATTTCACAGCCCGACTCAGGCGAACAGGCCCTGGAAATCGCCGAGGCGCTCGTGCGATCGAATGGCGTCGATGTCATCGTCGTGGATTCTGTGGCCGCGCTCGTGCCGCGCGCGGAGCTCGACGGCGAGATGGGCGATTCGCTTCCCGGTCTGCAGGCGCGCCTGATGTCTCAGGCATTGCGCAAGCTGACCGCGATTGTCTCCCAGTCAAACACCTGCTTCATCTTCATCAATCAGATCCGTGAAAAGATCGGCGTGATGTTCGGCAGTCCCGAAACGACTACCGGCGGACGCGCGCTGAAGTTCTATTCGTCTCTGCGTCTGGACATTCGTCGCATTGGCGCCATCAAAGACGGCGACCGCGTGGTCGGCAACCGCACCAAGGTCAAAGTCGCAAAGAACAAAGTCGCACCGCCATTCCGCGAATGCGAATTCGACATCATGTACGGCGAGGGAATTTCGCGCGAGGGCGATTTGCTCGATCTCGCTACTGCGAATCGCGTGGTCGAAAAAAGTGGCGCGTGGTTCTCTTACAAAGGCGACCGCCTGGGCCAGGGCCGTGAGAATTCAAAACAGACTCTGAAAGATCATCCGGAATTGCTGCGCAAGATTGAGAACGATGTGAAGCGTGCCTTGGGATTTCCGGTGCGTGAAGAAGCCGCTGCGCCGAACGGTGGCGAGCAAAAGAAAGCTGCGGCAGCAGGCGAGAAGAAGTAG
- the trpA gene encoding tryptophan synthase subunit alpha, producing MSRIAATFEALKRNDKKGFIPFITAGDPDLGTTEELILELARAGASVIELGVPFSDPMADGPVIQRASERALRHGFGLAAILDVVRAVRKQTTVPIVLFSYFNPLLQFGLEKLAREAEHAEIDGILVTDLIPEEAGRFSAMLRAHDIDLIFLAAPTSTDARLQMIAERASGFVYAVSRAGVTGAREKMSAEAEKLVVRLRGFSDLPVAVGFGISRPEHVQDVWRYADAAVVGSAIVQVIEQHAGEPNMVGKVGQFAGSLVAKI from the coding sequence ATGTCACGGATCGCTGCCACATTTGAGGCTCTCAAACGCAACGACAAGAAGGGCTTCATTCCTTTCATCACCGCCGGCGACCCTGATCTCGGCACTACGGAAGAGTTAATTCTCGAACTCGCACGCGCTGGTGCCAGCGTCATCGAGCTCGGCGTCCCGTTCAGCGATCCGATGGCTGATGGGCCGGTGATTCAAAGAGCTTCTGAGCGCGCCTTGCGACATGGCTTTGGTTTGGCCGCTATCCTGGACGTGGTGCGCGCTGTCCGAAAGCAGACGACAGTGCCCATCGTTCTGTTCAGCTATTTCAACCCGCTTCTGCAATTCGGCCTGGAGAAACTTGCTCGCGAAGCTGAACACGCGGAAATCGACGGCATTCTCGTGACCGATCTGATTCCGGAGGAGGCCGGCCGCTTCTCGGCGATGCTGCGCGCTCATGATATTGACCTAATCTTTCTGGCGGCGCCCACTTCGACCGATGCTCGTTTGCAGATGATTGCCGAACGCGCCAGCGGGTTCGTCTACGCTGTGTCGCGTGCGGGAGTTACGGGCGCTCGCGAAAAAATGAGCGCGGAGGCGGAGAAACTAGTCGTTCGCCTGCGTGGATTTTCTGACCTGCCGGTCGCCGTCGGCTTCGGCATCTCAAGGCCCGAACATGTCCAGGATGTTTGGCGTTATGCTGATGCCGCGGTCGTCGGATCAGCGATTGTCCAGGTCATTGAGCAGCATGCCGGTGAGCCCAACATGGTCGGTAAAGTTGGTCAGTTTGCCGGATCGTTGGTAGCTAAAATCTAG
- the trpB gene encoding tryptophan synthase subunit beta: MKPITQPDSLGHWGPYGGRFVPETLMAPLEELTAAYESARADENFQNELNKLLCDYAGRPTPLFFAQRLTERSGGARIYLKREDLLHTGAHKINNTLGQILLAGRMGKRRIIAETGAGQHGVATATVCALFGLQCVVYMGAEDMKRQALNVFRMQLMGAEVREVDGGSRTLKDAINEALRDWVTNVEDSYYLLGSALGPHPYPLMVRDFQSVIGRETREQILEKEGRLPDCLVACVGGGSNSIGMFHPFLSDESVRMIGVEAGGMGGEIGQHAARFNANGGGRPGVLQGTMSYVLQDERGQIATTHSVSAGLDYPSIGPEHAYLHDQHRVEYTSVTDDEALAAFKTLSRLEGIIPALESAHAVAHAMNVARELKSEEILIVNLSGRGDKDVDSVRDALPSR; this comes from the coding sequence GTGAAGCCAATTACACAACCTGATTCGCTCGGCCACTGGGGTCCCTACGGCGGGCGGTTCGTGCCTGAAACGCTGATGGCGCCGCTGGAAGAACTAACGGCGGCCTATGAATCTGCGCGCGCGGACGAGAATTTTCAAAACGAACTCAACAAGCTGTTATGCGACTACGCTGGCCGGCCTACTCCGCTTTTCTTTGCGCAACGTTTGACTGAGCGTTCGGGCGGCGCCCGCATTTATCTCAAGCGCGAAGATCTTCTTCACACCGGCGCTCACAAAATTAACAATACGCTGGGCCAGATTCTGCTGGCGGGGCGCATGGGCAAACGCCGCATCATCGCGGAGACTGGCGCCGGTCAGCACGGCGTCGCCACTGCGACAGTCTGTGCCTTGTTCGGACTGCAATGCGTCGTTTACATGGGCGCCGAAGACATGAAGCGTCAGGCGTTGAATGTTTTCCGCATGCAGCTCATGGGCGCCGAAGTTCGTGAAGTCGATGGCGGCTCACGCACTTTGAAAGACGCCATCAACGAAGCTCTGCGCGATTGGGTGACGAATGTTGAGGATAGTTACTACCTGCTGGGAAGCGCGCTGGGGCCACATCCATATCCTTTGATGGTGCGCGACTTTCAAAGTGTCATCGGACGTGAAACGCGTGAACAAATTCTCGAAAAGGAAGGACGCCTGCCGGATTGCCTGGTCGCCTGCGTGGGTGGCGGGTCGAATTCAATCGGCATGTTCCACCCGTTCTTATCTGATGAATCGGTGCGTATGATTGGCGTCGAGGCCGGCGGCATGGGGGGCGAAATCGGGCAACACGCGGCGCGATTCAATGCGAATGGCGGTGGTCGACCAGGAGTTCTCCAGGGCACCATGAGTTACGTTTTGCAGGATGAGCGCGGACAAATCGCGACGACGCATTCAGTCTCGGCGGGACTCGATTATCCATCGATTGGGCCGGAGCATGCGTATCTTCATGACCAGCATCGCGTCGAATACACTTCGGTGACTGACGATGAAGCGCTGGCGGCCTTCAAAACGTTATCGCGTTTGGAAGGAATCATTCCGGCGCTGGAATCGGCGCACGCCGTCGCGCACGCGATGAACGTCGCGCGTGAATTGAAATCCGAAGAAATTCTGATTGTGAATCTTTCTGGTCGCGGTGATAAAGACGTCGACAGTGTTCGCGATGCTCTGCCGTCCCGTTAG
- a CDS encoding 5'-deoxyadenosine deaminase yields the protein MSESILIKNGTIVTMDSENSIVRGDLLIREGRIAAVGEQNTSSADEVIDAEGCAVLPGFIQTHIHLCQTLFRGAADDLSLIDWLKKRIWPMEAAHTPQSIRASARLGIAELIKGGTTCALTMETVSHTEEVFRVVEETGFRATVGKCMMDKGEDTPPALAERTQDSIDESLQLIDQWHGKADGRIRVCFAPRFAVSCTRELLTEVAKLARERGVMIHTHASENMAECEMVENETGLRNIVYLDSLGVSGRHVLLAHCVHVSDREFETLQKTQTNVAHCPSSNLKLGSGVAPVTAMLERGISVSLGADGAPCNNRLDMFTEMRTAALLQKVLHGPEVLPAGRALRIATIDGARALGVGDEIGSIEAGKRADVIIVNLNRLHAAPETDVVSSVVYSAQSSDVRTTIIDGRIVMRDGELQTMNEAEVIADANREAKSLSERANLPTSV from the coding sequence ATGAGCGAATCAATTCTGATTAAGAACGGCACGATTGTGACGATGGATTCTGAAAATTCCATCGTGCGCGGCGATCTGTTGATTCGCGAGGGACGAATTGCGGCGGTCGGAGAGCAGAATACAAGCAGCGCTGATGAAGTTATCGATGCTGAAGGTTGCGCCGTCCTGCCTGGATTTATTCAGACGCATATTCATCTTTGTCAGACTCTCTTTCGCGGAGCGGCCGACGATTTGTCGCTCATCGATTGGCTGAAAAAGCGCATCTGGCCGATGGAAGCGGCGCACACTCCGCAGTCAATTCGCGCATCGGCGCGTCTGGGAATAGCAGAACTAATCAAAGGCGGAACAACGTGCGCGCTGACAATGGAAACTGTAAGCCACACCGAAGAAGTCTTTCGCGTGGTTGAAGAAACGGGATTCCGGGCCACCGTCGGCAAGTGCATGATGGACAAGGGAGAGGACACTCCACCGGCACTGGCTGAAAGAACTCAGGACTCGATCGATGAATCGCTCCAGCTGATCGATCAGTGGCACGGTAAGGCGGACGGTCGCATTCGCGTTTGCTTCGCGCCGCGATTCGCAGTCAGTTGCACGCGCGAGCTGCTTACAGAAGTGGCGAAGCTGGCACGCGAGCGAGGCGTGATGATTCACACGCACGCATCCGAAAACATGGCCGAGTGTGAAATGGTCGAGAACGAAACCGGTTTGCGGAATATCGTATATCTGGATTCGTTAGGCGTTTCAGGCCGGCACGTTTTGTTGGCGCACTGCGTCCACGTCAGTGATCGTGAATTCGAAACGCTGCAAAAAACGCAAACGAACGTGGCGCATTGTCCTTCGTCGAACTTGAAGCTTGGTTCCGGAGTCGCGCCAGTGACGGCGATGCTCGAACGCGGGATTTCAGTCTCGCTGGGTGCTGACGGAGCGCCCTGCAACAACCGCCTCGATATGTTTACCGAGATGCGAACCGCGGCGCTGCTGCAAAAAGTTCTACACGGACCCGAGGTGCTGCCGGCGGGGCGCGCGTTGCGCATAGCAACGATCGACGGCGCGCGGGCGCTGGGTGTGGGTGACGAAATCGGCAGCATCGAAGCCGGTAAACGCGCTGACGTGATCATAGTTAATCTGAATCGCCTGCATGCAGCGCCCGAAACCGATGTCGTCTCTTCCGTAGTTTACTCAGCGCAGTCGAGCGACGTGCGGACCACGATTATTGACGGCCGCATCGTCATGCGCGACGGCGAGTTGCAGACAATGAACGAAGCCGAAGTGATCGCCGACGCCAATCGCGAAGCGAAGTCGTTGTCTGAGCGAGCAAACCTACCTACATCCGTTTAG
- the uppP gene encoding undecaprenyl-diphosphatase UppP: MTLFQAILLGIVQGLTEFIPISSTAHLVLAMRAMDLALTPEQATASMAVIQLGTLLAVLVYFAGDIWRITRAFIHDHLVILKDGRRDQFNRENEHARLSTDAWLGWLIIIGTIPVVIVGLTFKKQIEGSFTKNLWIIATMMILVALLLIVAEVVGKRKRRLQDLGLGDALAVGLAQCLALIPGSSRSGSTMMAGLFVGQTRETAARFSFLLSIPAIAASGVLELFEAINTLPPGSLVNLAAGTVVSAIVGYLSIWFLLRFLRTHSTGVFIGYRILVGGAILVMLLTGRLTGL; this comes from the coding sequence ATGACCTTGTTCCAGGCGATCCTTCTCGGCATTGTCCAGGGCTTAACTGAATTCATTCCCATCAGCTCGACGGCGCACCTCGTGCTGGCGATGCGCGCGATGGATTTGGCTCTGACGCCGGAACAAGCCACGGCGTCGATGGCGGTGATTCAACTCGGCACGTTGCTGGCGGTGCTGGTTTATTTTGCCGGCGATATCTGGCGAATCACGCGCGCGTTCATCCACGACCATCTGGTGATTCTGAAAGACGGCCGGCGCGATCAGTTCAACCGCGAGAATGAACATGCGCGCCTTTCAACCGATGCGTGGCTCGGCTGGCTGATTATCATCGGCACAATTCCGGTCGTTATTGTCGGCCTCACTTTTAAGAAACAGATAGAAGGGTCGTTTACAAAGAATCTTTGGATCATCGCGACGATGATGATCCTCGTCGCGCTGCTATTGATCGTGGCTGAGGTGGTGGGCAAAAGAAAAAGGCGACTTCAGGATCTCGGTCTTGGTGACGCGCTGGCCGTCGGTTTGGCTCAATGCCTTGCTTTGATTCCGGGATCGAGCCGGTCGGGTTCGACGATGATGGCGGGACTATTTGTCGGCCAAACACGCGAGACGGCCGCGCGGTTCTCCTTTCTCCTGTCAATTCCGGCAATCGCCGCCAGCGGCGTGTTGGAATTATTTGAGGCGATAAACACGCTGCCGCCGGGAAGCCTGGTTAATCTCGCGGCCGGCACCGTGGTGAGCGCGATTGTCGGTTACCTTTCGATCTGGTTTCTGCTTCGTTTTCTGCGGACGCACTCGACCGGAGTTTTCATCGGATATCGCATTCTGGTTGGGGGAGCGATCCTGGTCATGCTGCTGACGGGCCGGTTGACGGGGCTCTGA